A genomic segment from Osmerus mordax isolate fOsmMor3 chromosome 5, fOsmMor3.pri, whole genome shotgun sequence encodes:
- the sgms1a gene encoding phosphatidylcholine:ceramide cholinephosphotransferase 1, with the protein MKRVGQWSVEEVSRWLNEEGMQEYNDALHRADGPALLRLSEADFQTPPLSLVSSDNGRRLLERLETLCVETHMEAHQNGHANGHAGLPNGTGKPQRNGSSSASGQNGYRKDMVHIPIPMGDSEYLVAFPSEWGKTGVAFLYAVVCFVTTTVVISVVHERVPAKEHTPPLPDKFFDLFDRVEWAFSICEINGMLLVGLWLLQWTLLKYRSIIGRRFFFIVGTLYLYRCVTMYITTLPVPGMHFKCSPKLFGDWESQIRRIMKMIAGGGLSITGSHTMCGDYLYSGHTVMLTLTYLFIKEYSPKRLWWYHWLCLSLSAVGIFCILLAHDHYTVDVVVAYFITTRLFWWYHTLANQQSLKETSQSNPFSRVWWYRLFQYFEENVKGIVPRNYQLPVSWRAPLWSRGVKYSRLDTQ; encoded by the exons ATGAAGAGGGTGGGCCAGTGGTCGGTGGAGGAAGTCTCCCGTTGGCTGAACGAGGAGGGGATGCAAGAGTACAACGACGCCCTCCACCGCGCGGACGGCCCCGCCCTCCTGCGCCTCTCCGAGGCCGACTTCCAGACTCCGCCCCTCTCGCTCGTCTCCTCCGACAACGGACGCCGGCTCCTGGAGCGCCTGGAGACGCTGTGCGTCGAGACCCACATGGAGGCCCACCAGAACGGGCACGCCAACGGGCACGCGGGGCTGCCAAACGGCACCGGCAAGCCCCAGAGGAACGGCTCGTCGTCGGCGTCGGGGCAGAACGGCTACCGGAAGGACATGGTCCACATCCCCATCCCCATGGGCGACTCGGAATACTTGGTGGCCTTCCCCTCCGAGTGGGGGAAGACGGGCGTGGCCTTCCTGTACGCCGTGGTGTGCTTCGTCACCACCACCGTGGTCATCTCCGTGGTCCACGAGAGGGTGCCGGCGAAGGAGCACACGCCGCCACTCCCGGACAAGTTCTTTGACCTGTTTGACCGGGTGGAGTGGGCCTTCTCTATCTGCGAGATCAACGGCATGCTGCTGGTGGGGCTCTGGCTGCTGCAGTGGACCCTGCTCAAGTACAG GTCGATCATCGGACGTCGATTCTTCTTCATCGTGGGGACCCTTTACCTGTACAGGTGTGTCACCATGTACATCACCACCCTGCCCGTTCCAGGGATGCACTTCAAGTGTTCTCCAAAG CTCTTTGGAGACTGGGAGTCTCAGATTCGGAGGATCATGAAGATGATTGCAGGTGGGGGCCTGTCCATCACCGGCTCTCACACCATGTGTGGAGACTACCTGTACAGTGGACACACCGTCATGCTAACGCTAACTTACCTCTTCATCAAAGAGT ATTCCCCCAAAAGGCTTTGGTGGTACCATTGGTTGTGCTTGAGCCTGAGTGCCGTGGGTATTTTCTGTATCTTGCTGGCCCATGACCACTATactgtggatgtggtggtggccTACTTCATTACCACTCGCCTCTTCTGGTGGTATCACACCCTGGCCAACCAGCAG TCTCTGAAGGAGACCTCACAGAGCAACCCCTTCTCCAGGGTCTGGTGGTACCGCCTCTTCCAGTACTTTGAGGAAAACGTCAAGGGCATCGTCCCTCGGAACTATCAGTTGCCGGTGTCGTGGCGAGCGCCgctgtggagcaggggggtGAAGTACAGTAGACTTGACACTCAGTGA